In one window of Kiloniellales bacterium DNA:
- a CDS encoding hydrogen peroxide-inducible genes activator — protein sequence MPTLKQLRYLVAVAETLHFRRAAEMSHVSQPTLSGQLRELEDRLGVQLVERSRSKVVLTPLGREIAARAKTVLRDVQDVVELAKQGQAPLGGTIRVGVLQSLGPYFLPHVLPELHQRYPELKLYVREGLPAVLLQRLDEGNLDLLFFPLPVKGAELRSVRLFREPLWIVAPGEHHLAARETIQRSDLEGETFLTLESGHRLHDQVRELCEQYGAELSLDYEGTSLDTLRQMVAMGMGLSLLPALYVRSEVLHDRQVVAREMKSRAPFRMIGMVWRRQSARQEEYETLADQIRGVLKNRDLPITVMS from the coding sequence GTGCCCACCCTGAAGCAGCTTCGCTACCTGGTCGCGGTCGCCGAAACCCTGCACTTCCGGCGGGCCGCGGAGATGAGCCATGTCAGCCAGCCCACGCTCAGCGGCCAGTTGCGCGAGCTCGAGGACCGTCTCGGCGTTCAGCTCGTGGAGCGCAGCCGCAGCAAGGTCGTGCTGACTCCGCTCGGGCGCGAGATCGCCGCCCGGGCGAAGACCGTGCTGCGCGACGTCCAGGACGTGGTCGAACTTGCCAAGCAGGGCCAGGCGCCCCTGGGCGGCACCATCCGGGTCGGCGTGCTGCAGTCGCTCGGTCCCTATTTCCTCCCACACGTTCTGCCAGAGCTGCACCAGCGCTATCCCGAGCTCAAGCTCTACGTCCGCGAGGGTCTGCCCGCCGTGCTGCTGCAGCGCCTCGACGAAGGCAACCTCGACCTCCTGTTCTTTCCTCTGCCGGTCAAGGGCGCCGAACTGCGCAGCGTCAGGCTGTTCCGCGAGCCGCTCTGGATCGTTGCGCCCGGCGAACACCACCTGGCGGCGCGGGAGACGATCCAAAGGTCGGATCTCGAGGGCGAGACCTTCCTGACCCTGGAGAGCGGCCACCGACTGCACGACCAGGTGCGCGAGCTCTGCGAGCAGTACGGCGCCGAGCTCTCGCTGGACTACGAGGGCACCAGCCTCGACACGCTGCGCCAGATGGTCGCCATGGGCATGGGCCTGTCCCTGCTGCCCGCGCTCTACGTCCGCTCCGAGGTGCTGCACGACCGCCAGGTGGTCGCCCGGGAGATGAAGTCCCGCGCACCCTTCCGCATGATCGGCATGGTCTGGCGGCGGCAGTCGGCGCGCCAGGAGGAATACGAAACCCTGGCCGACCAGATCCGCGGCGTTCTGAAGAACCGGGACCTGCCGATCACCGTGATGTCCTGA
- the mnhG gene encoding monovalent cation/H(+) antiporter subunit G, with translation MSEIITSVLVVAGAFFAFAAALGVLRLPDVLIRMHASTKAGTLGCGLILLAVATHFGETAIVARALAAILFLLLTAPVAAHMIGRAAYRTGVPLWKGTVVDELGRPPPAAAPEGDGVPASQAEERRT, from the coding sequence ATGAGCGAGATCATCACCTCGGTTCTCGTCGTCGCCGGCGCCTTCTTCGCCTTCGCCGCGGCGCTCGGCGTTCTGCGCCTGCCGGACGTCCTGATCCGGATGCACGCCTCGACCAAGGCCGGCACCCTCGGCTGCGGCCTGATCCTGCTCGCCGTCGCGACCCATTTCGGCGAGACCGCGATCGTCGCCCGCGCCCTGGCGGCGATCCTGTTCCTGCTGCTGACCGCGCCGGTGGCCGCCCACATGATCGGCCGGGCGGCCTATCGGACCGGCGTTCCGCTGTGGAAGGGCACGGTCGTCGACGAGCTCGGCCGGCCGCCGCCGGCCGCTGCGCCGGAGGGTGATGGGGTGCCGGCCTCGCAAGCGGAAGAGCGGCGGACTTGA
- a CDS encoding fasciclin domain-containing protein, with translation MLRLRQFLAAAVLALPLSAAALSAQAAEADIVETAQAAGNFDTLVQAVAAADLADTLKGEGPFTVFAPTDEAFAALPEGKLEELLKPENKEDLVKLLSYHVVSGKVTAAEIAGKMSSFETLEGSKVKVNSAGRVAKVNKAAITQPDVMASNGVIHVIDKVILPE, from the coding sequence ATGCTTCGTCTTCGTCAATTTCTCGCGGCGGCGGTTCTTGCCCTGCCGCTTTCGGCCGCCGCCTTGAGCGCCCAGGCCGCAGAGGCCGACATCGTCGAGACCGCGCAGGCCGCCGGGAACTTCGACACTCTGGTCCAGGCGGTCGCCGCCGCCGACCTCGCGGACACGCTCAAAGGCGAGGGGCCCTTCACGGTCTTCGCGCCGACCGACGAAGCCTTCGCGGCCCTGCCCGAGGGCAAGCTCGAAGAGCTGCTGAAGCCCGAGAACAAGGAAGATCTGGTCAAGCTGCTGAGCTATCACGTGGTTTCGGGCAAGGTCACCGCGGCGGAAATCGCCGGCAAGATGTCCAGCTTCGAGACCCTGGAGGGCAGCAAGGTCAAGGTGAACTCGGCGGGCCGGGTCGCCAAGGTCAACAAGGCCGCGATCACCCAGCCCGACGTCATGGCCTCGAACGGTGTCATCCACGTCATCGACAAGGTGATCTTGCCCGAGTGA
- a CDS encoding YdcH family protein: MTDLLRRVSTRASSTSVFNRYRALAQTHRSLEEKLEAEAGRPAPDDQLIRRIKKRKLLIKDEMAGIERLLEAIGAETDSDSAEIIPLPLPGRAAASPRATADQVPAA, translated from the coding sequence ATGACCGATCTACTGCGCAGAGTGTCCACCAGGGCCTCGAGCACGAGCGTCTTCAACCGCTATCGGGCGCTGGCCCAGACCCACCGGAGCCTGGAGGAGAAGCTGGAGGCCGAGGCCGGCCGGCCGGCACCGGACGATCAGCTGATCCGGCGCATCAAGAAACGCAAGCTCCTGATCAAGGACGAGATGGCGGGGATCGAGCGCCTGCTCGAGGCCATCGGCGCCGAGACCGATTCCGACAGCGCCGAGATCATTCCGCTCCCGCTTCCCGGCCGAGCGGCGGCCAGCCCACGAGCCACAGCCGACCAGGTGCCGGCGGCTTGA
- a CDS encoding FAD-binding oxidoreductase: MDESYEVVIAGGAVMGSSTAYHLAADPGFKGRVLVVERDFTFARCATTLSAGSIRQQFSTRINIEISLFGIAFIRGLSETLAVDGEPAELPFNEGGYLFLASPAGAAQLQENHGLQTGLGADILFLEPAALRDRFPWLDCGGLAAGCWGRSGEGWFDGYTLLQAFRRKARSLGVSYREASVTGLELDGGKVIGVRLDDGARIACGAFVNTSGASGASIARHAGLEIPVVNRKRCVFTFDCREALPGFPLLIDSNGVYVRPEGQGFICGTAPPPERDPDFEDFEVDHWLFEEIIWPSIAARVPAFEAIKPGRAWAGFYDVNLFDQNAIVGPAPGVPNFFFANGFSGHGLQQSPAVGRGLSELIVHGAYRSLDLSPLGFERLAEDRPLLEKNVV, translated from the coding sequence ATGGACGAGAGCTACGAGGTCGTCATCGCGGGTGGGGCGGTCATGGGCAGCTCCACGGCCTATCACCTGGCTGCGGACCCGGGTTTCAAGGGGCGGGTCCTGGTGGTCGAGCGGGATTTCACCTTCGCCCGCTGCGCCACCACGCTCTCGGCCGGTTCGATCCGGCAGCAGTTCTCGACCCGGATCAACATCGAGATCTCGCTCTTCGGCATCGCCTTCATCCGCGGCCTTTCCGAGACCCTGGCGGTCGACGGCGAGCCGGCCGAGCTGCCCTTCAACGAGGGCGGCTACCTCTTCCTGGCGAGCCCGGCCGGCGCCGCGCAGCTACAGGAGAACCACGGTCTGCAGACCGGCCTCGGCGCCGACATCCTGTTCCTGGAGCCCGCGGCCCTGCGGGACCGCTTCCCCTGGCTCGACTGCGGCGGCCTCGCCGCCGGCTGCTGGGGCCGCAGCGGCGAGGGCTGGTTCGACGGCTACACTCTGCTGCAGGCCTTCCGTCGCAAGGCCCGCAGCCTCGGCGTCAGCTATCGGGAAGCCAGCGTGACCGGCCTGGAGCTGGACGGCGGCAAGGTGATCGGGGTCCGGCTCGACGACGGCGCGCGCATCGCCTGCGGCGCCTTCGTCAACACTTCCGGCGCCAGCGGCGCGTCCATCGCGCGTCACGCGGGCCTGGAGATCCCAGTGGTCAACCGCAAGCGCTGCGTCTTCACCTTCGACTGCCGGGAGGCGCTGCCCGGCTTCCCGCTTCTGATCGACAGCAATGGGGTCTACGTGCGGCCCGAGGGCCAGGGCTTCATCTGCGGCACCGCGCCGCCGCCAGAGCGCGACCCGGACTTCGAGGACTTCGAGGTCGACCACTGGCTCTTCGAGGAGATCATCTGGCCAAGCATCGCCGCGCGGGTGCCGGCCTTCGAGGCGATCAAGCCGGGCCGCGCCTGGGCCGGCTTCTACGACGTCAACCTCTTCGACCAGAACGCCATCGTGGGGCCGGCGCCGGGAGTGCCGAACTTCTTCTTCGCCAACGGCTTCAGCGGCCACGGCCTGCAGCAGTCGCCCGCCGTCGGCCGCGGCCTCTCGGAGCTGATCGTCCACGGCGCCTATCGCAGCCTCGACCTCTCGCCGCTCGGCTTCGAGCGCCTGGCCGAGGACCGGCCCCTGCTCGAGAAGAACGTGGTCTGA